The Lentzea guizhouensis genome contains a region encoding:
- a CDS encoding bifunctional ADP-dependent NAD(P)H-hydrate dehydratase/NAD(P)H-hydrate epimerase translates to MRGVWHTERVKSAEEELMAVVPPGSLMRKAAFGVATHALRLLSGRRRVTLLVGAGNNGGDALWAGYFLRRRGVAVSAVLLNAAKAHPEGLAAFRKAGGRIVDEVGTPDLVVDGIVGLSARGPLRPDAAALVESVTAPVLAVDLPSGIDPDTGEISGPHVHAHTTVTFGCLKPVHALADCGEVHLVDIGLRPTDPDFVLLDRSDITWPVPGPKDDKYTQGVTGVAAGSATYPGAAVLSTGAAVLATSGMVRYAGPAADAIRARWPETICTGSITDAGRVQAWVVGPGTGTGSSSAEVLRFVLDAGVPVIADADAITLLAQNPQLWDARDPDSPLVLTPHDREFERLAGPVGADRVAAARKAAQRFNAVVLLKGHRTVVAAPDGRALVNSATSSWPATAGSGDVLSGIIGALLASGLDPFLAAGYAAYAHVLAAELAAEGAPVPSSGLMEAIPAAIRAIRTR, encoded by the coding sequence GTGAGGGGCGTCTGGCACACCGAACGGGTCAAGTCGGCTGAAGAAGAGCTCATGGCGGTCGTCCCGCCGGGCTCGCTGATGCGCAAGGCCGCGTTCGGTGTGGCCACCCACGCCCTCCGGCTCCTGTCCGGACGTCGCCGCGTGACGTTGCTGGTGGGTGCCGGCAACAACGGCGGCGACGCCCTGTGGGCCGGGTACTTCCTGCGCCGCCGCGGGGTCGCCGTGTCCGCGGTCCTGCTCAACGCGGCCAAGGCCCACCCGGAGGGCCTCGCCGCGTTCCGCAAGGCCGGCGGCCGGATCGTTGACGAGGTCGGCACCCCCGACCTGGTGGTCGACGGCATCGTCGGCCTCTCCGCCCGCGGCCCGCTGCGCCCGGACGCGGCCGCGCTCGTCGAGTCCGTCACCGCCCCGGTGCTCGCCGTCGACCTGCCCAGCGGCATCGACCCGGACACCGGCGAGATCTCCGGCCCGCACGTCCACGCGCACACCACCGTCACGTTCGGCTGCCTCAAGCCGGTCCACGCACTGGCGGACTGCGGCGAGGTCCACCTCGTCGACATCGGCCTGCGCCCGACCGATCCCGACTTCGTGCTGCTGGACCGCTCCGACATCACCTGGCCGGTCCCCGGCCCGAAGGACGACAAGTACACCCAGGGCGTCACGGGCGTGGCCGCCGGCAGCGCCACCTATCCCGGCGCCGCGGTGCTTTCGACCGGCGCCGCCGTGCTCGCCACCTCCGGCATGGTCCGCTACGCCGGTCCCGCCGCCGACGCGATCCGCGCCCGCTGGCCCGAGACGATCTGCACCGGCTCGATCACCGACGCGGGCCGCGTGCAGGCCTGGGTCGTCGGCCCCGGCACGGGCACCGGCAGCTCGTCGGCCGAGGTGCTGCGGTTCGTGCTCGACGCAGGCGTGCCGGTCATCGCCGACGCGGACGCGATCACGTTGCTGGCCCAGAACCCGCAACTCTGGGACGCCCGCGACCCGGACTCCCCGCTGGTGCTGACCCCGCACGACCGCGAGTTCGAACGCCTGGCCGGCCCGGTCGGCGCGGACCGGGTCGCCGCCGCTCGCAAGGCCGCCCAGCGCTTCAACGCCGTGGTGCTGCTCAAGGGACACCGGACCGTGGTGGCCGCTCCGGACGGCCGGGCGCTGGTCAACTCGGCGACGTCGTCGTGGCCCGCCACGGCCGGGTCCGGTGACGTGCTGTCGGGCATCATCGGCGCACTGCTGGCGAGCGGCCTGGACCCGTTCCTGGCGGCGGGGTACGCGGCGTACGCACACGTGCTGGCGGCGGAACTGGCGGCGGAGGGTGCGCCGGTGCCGTCGTCGGGCCTGATGGAGGCGATCCCGGCGGCGATCCGCGCCATCAGGACCCGCTAG
- a CDS encoding alkaline phosphatase D family protein: MSTLTRRTLLLAGVAGVTAFSAAASATRTDPFTLGVASGDPTPDGVVLWTRLARDPLAGDGLGGMPNRPSEVFWQLADDDRFTRIVQQGSTAARPEDGHSVHVELTGLRPGREYFYRFKALGHLSRTGRTRTAPEPGALHVPLTMAFASCAQFEHGYFTAYRRLAEDEPDLVLHLGDYTYEYESGIHVAPQGNVRHVEGPTTVTLADYRRRQAQYKADPDLQAAHAAAPWSVVWDDHEVDNNWAGLLPDKPQPDFPARRAAAIQAYYENMPIRRSPRLYRRIRWGELATFHLLDTRRYRTDQACGDGLQLCPERLEPSRTMLGAQQEEWLFNGFRDSTARWDVLGQQVFFSQYDYIPGDVDKFLLDAWDGYVAGRDRVVAGFADVRNPVVLTGDVHAAWGAEVKQRWDDPSSPTLATELVTTSITAGGDGSEEYAETSSWLRENPHVKYFNNRRGYALTRFTPDELRTDFRGLDFVTRPGSPVRTKASFAVEDRVPGLHRL; the protein is encoded by the coding sequence ATGTCCACGTTGACGCGCCGAACGCTGCTGCTCGCCGGAGTGGCCGGTGTCACAGCGTTCTCGGCCGCCGCGTCCGCCACCCGCACTGACCCTTTCACACTGGGTGTGGCCTCGGGTGACCCGACACCCGACGGAGTGGTGTTGTGGACCCGGCTGGCCCGCGACCCACTCGCCGGCGACGGGCTGGGCGGCATGCCGAACCGGCCGTCCGAGGTGTTCTGGCAGCTCGCCGACGACGACCGGTTCACCCGGATCGTGCAGCAGGGCTCCACCGCGGCTCGACCGGAGGACGGGCACAGCGTCCACGTGGAGCTCACCGGACTGCGGCCGGGCCGCGAGTACTTCTACCGGTTCAAGGCCCTCGGCCACCTCTCCCGCACCGGCCGCACCCGCACGGCACCCGAGCCGGGGGCGCTGCACGTGCCGCTGACGATGGCGTTCGCGTCGTGCGCGCAGTTCGAGCACGGCTACTTCACGGCCTATCGACGGCTCGCCGAGGACGAACCGGACCTCGTGCTGCACCTGGGCGACTACACCTACGAGTACGAGAGCGGCATCCACGTCGCACCGCAGGGCAACGTCCGCCACGTCGAGGGACCGACCACCGTCACGCTCGCCGACTACCGCCGCCGCCAGGCGCAGTACAAGGCCGACCCGGACCTGCAGGCCGCGCACGCCGCCGCGCCGTGGTCGGTGGTCTGGGACGACCACGAGGTCGACAACAACTGGGCCGGGCTGCTGCCGGACAAGCCGCAGCCGGACTTCCCCGCCCGCCGGGCCGCGGCGATCCAGGCCTACTACGAGAACATGCCGATCCGCAGGTCACCGCGGCTGTACCGGCGGATCCGGTGGGGCGAGCTCGCCACGTTCCACCTGCTCGACACCCGGCGGTACCGCACCGACCAGGCCTGCGGGGACGGTCTGCAGCTCTGCCCCGAACGGCTGGAGCCGTCCCGCACGATGCTCGGCGCGCAGCAGGAGGAGTGGCTGTTCAACGGCTTCCGCGACTCCACGGCCCGATGGGACGTCTTGGGCCAGCAGGTGTTCTTCTCGCAGTACGACTACATCCCGGGTGACGTCGACAAGTTCCTCCTCGACGCGTGGGACGGCTATGTGGCCGGCCGCGACCGGGTGGTGGCGGGGTTCGCGGACGTGCGCAACCCGGTCGTGCTCACCGGCGACGTGCACGCGGCGTGGGGCGCGGAGGTGAAGCAGCGCTGGGACGACCCGTCGTCGCCGACGCTCGCGACCGAGCTGGTGACCACGTCGATCACGGCCGGCGGCGACGGCTCGGAGGAGTATGCGGAGACGTCGTCGTGGCTGCGGGAGAACCCGCACGTGAAGTACTTCAACAACCGGCGCGGCTACGCCCTGACCCGGTTCACGCCCGACGAGCTGCGGACGGACTTCCGCGGGCTCGACTTCGTGACCAGGCCCGGCTCTCCCGTGCGCACCAAGGCGTCGTTCGCGGTGGAGGACCGAGTTCCAGGGCTTCACAGGCTCTAG
- the tsaB gene encoding tRNA (adenosine(37)-N6)-threonylcarbamoyltransferase complex dimerization subunit type 1 TsaB, which yields MLVLAVDTATPAVTAGVVDLAPDSPPRLLAKRVTLNAKAHGELLTPHISDALEEAGKTFADLDAIVVGAGPGPFTGLRVGLATAAALGQALNRPVYPVATTDAIAKDAASGHPLLVATDARRKEVYWAAYDAAGRRTDGPHVERPQELAEKLPALGVHQATGEGAEIYADVLGLELLQAKHPSPEGLVAAAAAEVLAKARPAALTPLYLRRPDAVEPTGRKRVTRP from the coding sequence GTGCTAGTGCTCGCCGTCGACACGGCCACCCCCGCAGTCACCGCCGGTGTGGTCGACCTCGCGCCAGACTCCCCGCCGCGCCTGCTCGCGAAGCGGGTGACGCTCAACGCCAAGGCGCACGGCGAGCTGCTCACCCCGCACATCAGCGACGCCCTCGAAGAGGCCGGCAAGACCTTCGCCGACCTCGACGCGATCGTCGTCGGCGCCGGCCCCGGCCCGTTCACCGGCCTGCGGGTCGGTCTCGCCACCGCCGCCGCGCTCGGCCAGGCGCTCAACCGGCCGGTCTACCCGGTGGCCACCACGGACGCGATCGCCAAGGACGCCGCCAGCGGCCACCCGTTGCTGGTCGCGACGGACGCGCGCCGCAAGGAGGTCTACTGGGCCGCCTACGACGCCGCCGGTCGCCGCACCGACGGGCCGCACGTCGAGCGCCCGCAGGAGCTCGCCGAGAAGCTGCCGGCGCTGGGCGTGCACCAGGCGACCGGTGAGGGTGCGGAGATCTACGCCGACGTCCTCGGCTTGGAGCTGCTCCAAGCCAAGCACCCGTCGCCGGAGGGCCTGGTCGCCGCCGCGGCCGCCGAGGTGCTCGCGAAGGCGCGGCCCGCCGCGTTGACCCCGCTCTACCTGCGCCGGCCGGACGCGGTCGAACCCACCGGGCGCAAGCGGGTGACCAGGCCATGA
- a CDS encoding acyl-CoA synthetase, with the protein MFAEPSDREALRFGEKSLTYAELHQAAGTLAERLRGHTRVAVWATSTLETCVSVVAGLKAGVAIVPLNPKLGERELEHILSDSRPDLVLRDEPLVLGEPGAFTEPGPETPALVIYTSGTTGPPKGVVLPRRALTSNIDALARAWQWTGDDVLVHGLPLFHVHGLGIGILGPLRLGGSVRHVRFSPQAIGAELATGATMMFGVPTMYHRIAEAVEQDQALADRFRGARLLVSGSAALPASDHERIAKATGQGIVERYGMSETLMNVSVRFDGDRRPGAVGLPVDGVDVRVVDEQGEDVGAGAIGEIEVRGPNLFLEYLNRPDATAAALRDGWFRTGDMAVRDPDGYLRIVGRRATDLIKSGGYKIGAGEIENALLEHPAVAEVAVTGEPDDDLGERIVAWVVPAGVAPAPEALSDHVARLLAPHKRPRVVRFLDALPRNEMGKVLKRELS; encoded by the coding sequence ATGTTCGCTGAACCGAGTGACCGCGAGGCCCTGCGCTTCGGTGAGAAGTCCCTGACCTACGCCGAACTGCACCAGGCCGCGGGCACTCTGGCCGAACGGCTGCGCGGACACACACGGGTCGCCGTCTGGGCGACGTCAACACTGGAAACCTGCGTGTCCGTGGTCGCGGGACTCAAAGCGGGCGTGGCGATCGTGCCGCTCAACCCCAAGCTCGGTGAGCGCGAACTCGAGCACATCCTCTCCGACAGCCGGCCTGACCTGGTGCTCCGCGACGAACCGCTCGTGCTCGGCGAGCCCGGGGCGTTCACCGAGCCCGGACCGGAGACGCCCGCGCTGGTCATCTACACGTCCGGGACCACCGGACCACCCAAAGGTGTGGTGCTCCCCCGCCGCGCGCTGACGTCCAACATCGACGCGCTCGCCAGGGCGTGGCAGTGGACCGGCGACGACGTCCTGGTGCACGGGCTGCCGTTGTTCCACGTCCACGGCCTGGGCATCGGGATCCTCGGCCCGCTGCGGCTGGGCGGCTCGGTGCGGCACGTGAGGTTCTCCCCGCAGGCCATCGGTGCCGAGCTCGCGACCGGCGCCACGATGATGTTCGGCGTCCCGACGATGTACCACCGGATCGCGGAGGCCGTGGAGCAGGACCAAGCTCTCGCCGACCGGTTCCGGGGAGCGCGGCTGCTCGTGTCGGGCTCGGCGGCGTTGCCGGCGAGCGACCACGAACGGATCGCCAAGGCGACCGGGCAGGGCATCGTCGAGCGGTACGGGATGAGCGAGACGCTGATGAACGTCAGCGTGCGCTTCGACGGCGACCGCAGGCCGGGCGCGGTCGGGCTGCCGGTGGACGGCGTGGACGTGCGGGTCGTGGACGAGCAGGGCGAGGACGTCGGTGCCGGCGCGATCGGCGAGATCGAGGTGCGCGGGCCGAACCTGTTCCTGGAGTACCTGAACCGGCCGGACGCGACCGCGGCGGCGTTGCGCGACGGGTGGTTCCGGACCGGCGACATGGCGGTGCGCGATCCCGACGGCTACCTCCGCATCGTCGGGCGGCGGGCCACCGACCTCATCAAGAGCGGCGGCTACAAGATCGGCGCAGGGGAGATCGAGAACGCCCTGCTGGAGCACCCCGCGGTGGCCGAGGTGGCGGTGACCGGGGAGCCGGACGACGACCTGGGCGAGCGGATCGTGGCCTGGGTGGTGCCGGCCGGCGTCGCACCGGCACCGGAGGCGTTGAGCGACCACGTGGCGCGCCTGCTGGCGCCGCACAAGAGGCCGCGGGTGGTGCGGTTCCTGGACGCGTTGCCGCGCAACGAGATGGGCAAGGTCCTCAAGCGCGAGCTGTCCTGA
- a CDS encoding alkaline phosphatase D family protein — translation MTRVTRRALLIGGLALTTVGAGSAKLTDPFTLGVASGDPTYDGVVLWTRLAPAPLAEDGMGGMPSRVVPVKWEIALDERFRLVVRRGTAHARPEEGHSVHVDVRGLLPGREYFYRFSAEGHLSRVGRTRTALAPWTIGSGLTMAFASCSQFEHGYFTAYRRMAEDQPDLVLHLGDYQYEYKAGSYVAPGGNPRDHEGPETETLANYRQRHAQYKSDPDLQEAHAVAPWSVVWDDHEVDNNWADEVYEKPQTPQPNFLARRAAAFQAYYENMPIRNKPNGIDLQLYRRIQWGGLANFHMLDTRQYRDDQLCGDGVKACPERLEPTRTITGAEQEKWLLDGLRRSHARWDVLGQQVFFSQLDFTPGAGETNNMDAWDGYAANRDRVAAGFSRARNTVVLTGDVHAAWAAEVKERWNDPTSRTVATELVSTSITSGGDGSETRAETPAMLAENPHVKYFNNRRGYVRTRFTAREVRADFRAVDYVSAPGAPVTTKASFAIEDRNPGLHRLS, via the coding sequence ATGACTCGAGTGACGCGACGCGCTCTCCTCATCGGGGGACTGGCGCTCACCACCGTCGGCGCGGGGTCGGCCAAGCTCACCGACCCGTTCACCCTCGGGGTCGCATCCGGCGACCCGACCTACGACGGCGTGGTCCTGTGGACCCGCCTCGCCCCGGCCCCGCTGGCCGAGGACGGCATGGGCGGCATGCCGTCCCGCGTCGTTCCGGTGAAGTGGGAGATCGCCCTGGACGAGCGGTTCCGGCTGGTCGTCCGCCGCGGCACGGCCCACGCACGGCCCGAGGAAGGTCACAGCGTCCACGTCGACGTGCGCGGCCTTCTGCCTGGTCGCGAGTACTTCTACCGCTTCTCGGCCGAGGGCCACCTCTCGCGCGTTGGCCGCACACGGACCGCATTGGCGCCGTGGACCATCGGCAGCGGGCTCACCATGGCGTTCGCGTCCTGCTCGCAGTTCGAGCACGGCTACTTCACCGCGTACCGGCGGATGGCCGAGGACCAGCCGGACCTGGTCCTGCACCTCGGCGACTACCAGTACGAGTACAAGGCGGGCTCGTACGTGGCGCCCGGCGGCAACCCGCGTGACCACGAGGGCCCGGAGACCGAGACGCTGGCCAACTACCGGCAGCGGCACGCCCAGTACAAGTCCGACCCGGACCTGCAGGAGGCGCACGCCGTGGCGCCGTGGTCGGTGGTCTGGGACGACCACGAGGTCGACAACAACTGGGCGGACGAGGTCTACGAGAAGCCTCAGACCCCGCAACCGAACTTCCTGGCGCGGCGGGCGGCGGCGTTCCAGGCCTACTACGAGAACATGCCGATCAGGAACAAGCCGAACGGCATCGACCTGCAGCTCTACCGGCGGATCCAGTGGGGTGGCCTCGCCAACTTCCACATGCTCGACACCCGGCAGTACCGCGATGACCAGCTCTGCGGTGACGGCGTGAAGGCGTGCCCGGAGCGGTTGGAACCGACGCGCACGATCACTGGCGCGGAACAAGAGAAGTGGCTGCTGGACGGCCTGCGCCGGTCGCACGCGCGTTGGGATGTCTTGGGCCAGCAGGTGTTCTTCTCGCAGCTGGACTTCACGCCGGGTGCGGGCGAGACCAACAACATGGACGCGTGGGACGGCTACGCGGCGAACCGCGACCGGGTGGCCGCTGGGTTCTCTCGCGCGCGCAACACCGTCGTGCTCACCGGTGACGTGCACGCGGCGTGGGCGGCCGAGGTGAAGGAACGCTGGAACGACCCGACCTCGCGCACGGTCGCCACGGAGCTGGTGTCGACGTCGATCACGTCCGGCGGTGACGGTTCGGAGACCCGTGCCGAGACCCCGGCGATGCTCGCGGAGAACCCGCACGTGAAGTACTTCAACAACCGGCGCGGGTACGTGCGGACCCGCTTCACCGCCCGTGAGGTGCGCGCCGACTTCCGCGCCGTCGACTACGTCTCCGCCCCCGGCGCCCCCGTCACCACGAAGGCCTCCTTCGCCATCGAGGACCGCAACCCCGGCCTCCACCGCCTCAGCTGA
- the tsaE gene encoding tRNA (adenosine(37)-N6)-threonylcarbamoyltransferase complex ATPase subunit type 1 TsaE produces the protein MKTVELPLVEDTEEFGRKLGEVVRAGDLLLLAGPLGAGKTAFVRGLARGLGVQGRVSSPTFVVARVHEPAEDGRGVRLVHVDAYRLGGHLDELDDLDLDTELVDAVVAVEWGEGVAERLNEDHLLIRLERGTDDVRTAQLVPHGEWTTRTLPV, from the coding sequence GTGAAGACCGTCGAACTGCCCCTGGTGGAGGACACCGAGGAGTTCGGCCGCAAGCTGGGTGAAGTCGTGCGGGCCGGCGACCTGTTGCTGCTCGCGGGACCGTTGGGTGCCGGGAAGACGGCCTTCGTGCGCGGTCTCGCGCGCGGGCTCGGGGTGCAGGGCCGGGTGTCCTCGCCGACGTTCGTCGTCGCCCGCGTGCACGAGCCCGCCGAGGACGGCAGGGGCGTGCGGCTGGTGCACGTCGACGCGTACCGGCTCGGTGGGCACCTGGACGAGCTGGACGACCTCGACCTGGACACCGAGCTGGTCGACGCGGTCGTCGCGGTCGAGTGGGGCGAGGGCGTCGCGGAACGCCTGAACGAAGATCATCTGCTGATCCGCCTCGAACGCGGAACCGACGACGTTCGCACAGCTCAGCTCGTTCCGCACGGCGAATGGACCACCCGTACCCTGCCGGTGTGA
- the alr gene encoding alanine racemase: MARSEVVVDLGALRHNVALLAGLAPAADTMAVVKADGYGHGAVEVARAALEAGATWLGSCSTAEALALRTAGIQAPVLAWLDAPDEDLAAGIAADVDMSVSSLSDLRRVEKAAEEADARPRIHLKIDTGLSRNGCQPADWPELVEQARQHEVVAIWSHLASADVIGDPSIDLQAKRFDDAYEVAKAHGLDPRRHIANSAALLTRPDLHFDLVRPGIAIYGLNPVPTDHDLRPVMSFRSRVALTKRIPAGESVSYGMTWTAPEDTTLALVPAGYADGVPRALSGRMEVLLHGKRRPVVGRVCMDQVVVDCGDDEIAEGAEVVLFGDGSRGEPTATEWAELTGTIDYEIVCGMYRPRVRRIYT, from the coding sequence ATGGCCCGTTCAGAAGTTGTCGTTGACCTAGGCGCGTTGCGGCACAACGTCGCCCTGCTCGCCGGCCTCGCCCCCGCCGCGGACACCATGGCCGTCGTCAAGGCTGACGGGTACGGCCACGGCGCCGTGGAGGTCGCACGAGCCGCCCTCGAAGCCGGGGCGACCTGGCTCGGGTCGTGCTCGACGGCCGAAGCCCTCGCGTTGAGGACCGCCGGCATCCAGGCGCCGGTCCTGGCCTGGCTGGACGCGCCGGACGAGGACCTGGCCGCCGGCATCGCCGCGGACGTCGACATGTCCGTGTCCTCGCTGTCGGACCTGCGCCGGGTCGAGAAGGCCGCCGAGGAAGCCGATGCCAGGCCCCGCATCCACCTCAAGATCGACACGGGGCTGAGCCGCAACGGGTGCCAGCCCGCCGACTGGCCGGAGCTGGTGGAGCAGGCGCGCCAGCACGAGGTCGTCGCCATCTGGTCGCACCTCGCGTCCGCCGACGTGATCGGCGACCCGTCCATCGACCTGCAGGCCAAGCGGTTCGACGACGCCTACGAGGTGGCGAAGGCGCACGGCCTCGACCCGAGGCGGCACATCGCGAACTCCGCGGCCCTGCTGACCAGGCCCGACCTGCACTTCGACCTCGTCAGGCCCGGTATCGCGATCTACGGGCTGAACCCGGTGCCGACCGACCACGACCTGCGGCCGGTGATGTCCTTCCGGTCCAGGGTGGCGCTCACGAAACGTATCCCCGCCGGCGAGTCGGTCTCCTACGGGATGACATGGACAGCGCCGGAGGACACGACGCTGGCACTGGTGCCGGCGGGTTATGCGGACGGTGTTCCCAGGGCGCTCTCCGGCCGGATGGAGGTGCTGCTCCACGGGAAGCGCCGCCCGGTGGTCGGGCGTGTCTGCATGGACCAGGTCGTCGTGGACTGCGGGGACGACGAGATCGCGGAGGGCGCGGAGGTCGTCCTGTTCGGCGACGGGAGCCGGGGGGAGCCGACCGCGACGGAGTGGGCGGAGCTGACCGGGACGATCGACTACGAGATCGTCTGCGGGATGTACCGGCCGCGGGTGCGGAGGATCTACACGTGA
- a CDS encoding alpha/beta fold hydrolase, giving the protein MKPVWKVVGWVGGALGAVAAGAAVAQTAKVSHERKTATDSLADEPLGLLRPDRESTVAADDGTPISVEEVDPADGGEPDITVVLVHGFALDRRCWHFQRRDLAELIDPRVHQVLYDQRSHGRSGRSSAEHSTIEQLALDLDSVVRSVVPEGPLVLVGHSMGGMTIMALAEKHPELFEDRVRGVAFIGTAAGAVGGAGLSKSVLSRYNPVTLGVGRLAGLQPGLVEWVRKSAKSLTWSGIRLGAFGDRKVAPSLVDLMEQMIGGTSVKVLTEFLETLGTHDRYKALAGLRHCEVLILSGDADKLTPFSHAERMAEEMPHATLVRAPGAGHMVMMEQADLVNDHLVALVERCAADRGESRKKWWRRA; this is encoded by the coding sequence GTGAAGCCGGTGTGGAAGGTCGTCGGGTGGGTCGGTGGTGCGCTGGGTGCCGTGGCCGCCGGTGCCGCCGTCGCGCAGACCGCGAAGGTGTCGCACGAGCGCAAGACGGCCACCGACAGCCTGGCCGACGAGCCGCTGGGGTTGCTGCGGCCCGACCGCGAGTCGACGGTGGCCGCTGACGACGGCACGCCGATCTCGGTCGAGGAGGTCGACCCCGCCGACGGTGGCGAGCCGGACATCACCGTGGTGCTGGTGCACGGGTTCGCGCTCGACCGCCGCTGCTGGCACTTCCAGCGCCGCGACCTCGCCGAGCTGATCGACCCGCGCGTCCACCAGGTGCTCTACGACCAGCGCAGCCACGGCCGTTCGGGACGGTCGTCCGCGGAGCACAGCACCATCGAGCAGCTCGCGCTCGACCTCGACTCGGTGGTCCGCTCGGTCGTGCCGGAGGGGCCGCTGGTGCTCGTCGGGCACTCGATGGGCGGCATGACGATCATGGCGCTGGCCGAGAAGCACCCGGAGCTCTTCGAGGACCGGGTGCGCGGCGTCGCGTTCATCGGCACGGCCGCCGGTGCGGTCGGTGGCGCGGGCCTGTCCAAGTCGGTGCTGTCGCGGTACAACCCGGTCACGCTCGGCGTCGGCCGGCTCGCCGGACTGCAGCCAGGCCTGGTCGAGTGGGTGCGCAAGAGTGCGAAGAGCCTGACCTGGAGCGGTATCCGCTTGGGGGCGTTCGGCGACCGCAAGGTGGCCCCGTCCCTCGTGGACCTCATGGAGCAGATGATCGGCGGGACCTCGGTGAAGGTGCTCACCGAGTTCCTGGAGACCCTCGGCACGCACGACCGCTACAAGGCGCTGGCGGGTCTGCGGCACTGCGAGGTGCTGATCCTGAGCGGTGACGCGGACAAGCTGACGCCGTTCTCGCACGCCGAGCGGATGGCCGAGGAGATGCCGCACGCCACCCTCGTCAGGGCCCCCGGTGCCGGGCACATGGTGATGATGGAGCAGGCTGACCTCGTCAACGACCATCTGGTCGCGCTCGTCGAACGCTGCGCGGCCGATCGCGGAGAGAGCCGGAAGAAGTGGTGGCGGCGAGCGTGA
- the tsaD gene encoding tRNA (adenosine(37)-N6)-threonylcarbamoyltransferase complex transferase subunit TsaD, producing MSDRLILGIESSCDETGFGIVRLGPDGSLELLADEVASSVEEHARFGGVVPEVASRAHLEALVPTLRRALDTAAVELSQIHSIAVTAGPGLAGALLVGVSAAKAYAAALGKPLYGVNHLAGHVAADTLQHGPLPQRCLALLVSGGHSQLLLVEGGLANSITEIGSTVDDAAGEAYDKVARLLDLPYPGGPPIDKLAKTGNGCAIAFPRGLTGPRDAKYDFSFSGLKTSVARWVERAERAGEEIPLADVAASFQEAVADVLTAKAIRAAKDLDVDTLVISGGVAANSRLSGLAAERCAEAGIELRVPRPRLCTDNGAMIAALGAHLVAAGAKPSPMDISTVPGLPVGTVQIF from the coding sequence GTGTCTGATCGTCTGATTCTGGGCATCGAGAGCTCGTGCGACGAGACGGGCTTCGGCATCGTCCGCCTCGGTCCGGACGGCTCGCTCGAACTGCTCGCCGACGAGGTCGCCTCCAGCGTCGAGGAGCACGCCCGCTTCGGCGGCGTCGTGCCGGAGGTCGCCTCGCGCGCCCACCTCGAGGCCCTGGTCCCGACCCTGCGCCGGGCGCTCGACACCGCGGCGGTGGAGCTCTCCCAGATCCACTCCATCGCCGTCACCGCCGGTCCCGGTCTCGCCGGCGCGCTGCTCGTCGGCGTCTCCGCGGCGAAGGCCTACGCGGCCGCGCTCGGCAAGCCGCTCTACGGCGTGAACCACCTCGCCGGCCACGTCGCCGCGGACACGTTGCAGCACGGCCCGTTGCCGCAGCGCTGTCTCGCGCTGCTGGTCTCCGGCGGCCACTCGCAGCTGCTGCTGGTCGAGGGCGGCCTGGCGAACTCGATCACCGAGATCGGCTCGACCGTGGACGACGCCGCCGGCGAGGCCTACGACAAGGTGGCGCGGCTGCTCGACCTGCCCTACCCCGGCGGCCCGCCGATCGACAAGCTCGCCAAGACCGGCAACGGCTGTGCGATCGCGTTCCCGCGCGGTCTCACCGGCCCGCGCGACGCCAAGTACGACTTCTCGTTCTCCGGCCTGAAGACCTCGGTCGCCCGCTGGGTCGAACGCGCGGAGCGGGCCGGCGAGGAGATCCCGCTGGCCGACGTCGCCGCGTCGTTCCAGGAGGCCGTCGCGGACGTGCTGACCGCCAAGGCCATCCGCGCGGCGAAGGACCTGGACGTCGACACGCTGGTGATCTCCGGTGGTGTCGCGGCGAACTCGCGGCTGAGCGGCCTGGCCGCCGAGCGCTGTGCCGAGGCCGGCATCGAGCTCCGCGTGCCCCGCCCCCGCCTGTGCACCGACAACGGCGCGATGATCGCGGCGCTCGGCGCCCACCTCGTCGCGGCGGGCGCCAAGCCGTCCCCGATGGACATCTCCACGGTCCCCGGCCTGCCGGTCGGGACCGTGCAAATCTTCTAG
- the rimI gene encoding ribosomal protein S18-alanine N-acetyltransferase has protein sequence MTTGTVTLAPLQHADVPKCHEIELDLFPGEDPWSETAFHSELDRGNYYKGAYCDGELIGYAGLAASAYEASVHTIAVARPWQGKGVGKLLLRDLLARVDEINVPVFLEVRTDNEPAIAMYLAHGFERLGLRRRYYQPSGADAYTMGRPAHSV, from the coding sequence ATGACCACCGGCACCGTCACGCTCGCGCCGTTGCAGCACGCCGACGTGCCCAAGTGCCACGAGATCGAGCTCGACCTGTTCCCCGGTGAGGACCCGTGGAGCGAGACCGCGTTCCACAGCGAGCTCGACCGCGGCAACTACTACAAGGGCGCGTACTGCGACGGCGAGCTCATCGGATACGCAGGGCTCGCCGCGTCCGCCTACGAGGCGAGTGTGCACACCATCGCCGTGGCGAGGCCGTGGCAGGGCAAGGGCGTCGGCAAGCTGTTGCTGCGCGACCTGCTCGCCCGCGTCGACGAGATCAACGTGCCGGTGTTCCTCGAGGTCCGCACGGACAACGAGCCCGCGATCGCGATGTACCTGGCGCACGGCTTCGAACGCCTCGGCCTGCGCCGCCGCTACTACCAGCCGTCGGGTGCCGACGCGTACACGATGGGAAGGCCTGCTCACAGTGTCTGA